A region of Cucumis melo cultivar AY chromosome 2, USDA_Cmelo_AY_1.0, whole genome shotgun sequence DNA encodes the following proteins:
- the LOC103487469 gene encoding beta-galactosidase-like, whose protein sequence is MWPDLIQKAKDGGLDAIETYIFWDRHEPRRRKYDFSGHLNFIKFFQLVQDAGLYVVMRIGPYVCAEWNYGGFPLWLHNMPEIQLRTDNQVYKNEMQTFTTKIVNMCKQANLFASQGGPIILAQIENEYGNVMTPYGNAGKTYINWCAQMAESLNIGVPWIMCQQSDAPQPIINTCNGFYCDKFSPNNPKSPKMFTENWVGWFKKWGEKDPYRSAEDVAFSVARFFQSGGVFNNYYMYHGGTNFGRTSGGPFITTSYDYNAPLDEYGNLNQPKWGHLKQLHASIKLGEKILTNGTHSDKKFGSFVTLTKFSNPTTGERFCFLSNTNDTNDATVDLKADGKYFVPAWSVSILNGCKKEVFNTANINSQTSMFVKVQNEKENAQLSWVWAPEAMTDTLQGKGTFKANLLLEQKGTTADFSDYLWYMTDVKTNGTSALQNVTLQVNTKEGLKNYDAFYDTVPTGIDRGPIYLIEDGNVTTNLSSNLWSYKVGLNGEKEQLYNPMFSKGTNWSKLNKTSVERRMTWYKTSFKTPSGIDPIALDMQGMGKGEAWINGQSIGRFWPSFIAGNDNCSEACDYRGAYDPSKCVENCGNPSQRWYHIPRSFLSDDTNTLVLFEEIGGSPQQVSVQTITIGTICGNANEGSILELSCQGGHIISEIQFASYGNPKGKCGSFKQGSWDVTNTALFVEKTCIGMKNCSIDVSAKSFGLRKAANLSARLAVQALCSKN, encoded by the exons ATGTGGCCTGATCTTATTCAAAAAGCTAAAGATGGAGGACTTGACGCAATTGAGACTTACATTTTTTGGGATCGCCATGAACCACGACGACGAAAATATGATTTCTCTGGACATCTAAATTTTATCAAATTCTTCCAACTCGTTCAAGATGCTGGGTTATATGTTGTCATGAGGATTGGTCCTTACGTGTGTGCCGAGTGGAACTATGGAGGTTTTCCTTTGTGGTTGCACAATATGCCGGAAATCCAACTTCGAACTGATAATCAAGTCTACAAGAATGAAATGCAAACTTTCACAACAAAGATAGTGAATATGTGTAAACAAGCCAACCTGTTTGCATCACAAGGAGGGCCAATAATCTTAGCCCAAATTGAGAACGAGTATGGAAATGTGATGACACCATATGGAAATGCAGGAAAAACATATATTAATTGGTGCGCTCAAATGGCTGAATCTCTCAATATTGGTGTTCCATGGATCATGTGCCAACAGAGTGATGCCCCACAACCTATCATTAATACATGCAATGGATTCTATTGTGATAAATTTAGTCCTAACAATCCTAAGAGCCCAAAAATGTTTACCGAAAATTGGGTCGGATGGTTTAAGAAATGGGGCGAAAAAGACCCTTACAGAAGTGCGGAAGACGTAGCTTTTTCTGTGGCAAGATTTTTCCAATCTGGTGGTGTGTTTAACAATTATTACATGTATCATGGAGGCACCAACTTTGGAAGAACATCAGGAGGTCCATTCATTACTACATCTTATGATTACAACGCCCCACTTGATGAATATGGAAACTTGAATCAACCTAAATGGGGGCATCTCAAACAACTTCATGCATCCATCAAATTGGGAGAGAAGATTCTCACTAATGGCACTCACTCAGACAAAAAATTTGGTAGCTTTGTAACTTTGACGAAATTCTCTAACCCAACAACAGGGGAGAGGTTTTGCTTTTTGAGCAACACAAATGACACCAATGATGCTACTGTAGATTTGAAGGCAGATGGAAAGTATTTTGTACCAGCTTGGTCTGTGAGCATTCTTAACGGTTGCAAGAAAGAGGTTTTCAACACTGCAAATATCAATTCTCAAACATCTATGTTTGTGAAGGTGCAAAATGAGAAGGAAAATGCCCAACTCTCGTGGGTTTGGGCTCCGGAGGCCATGACAGACACTCTACAAGGAAAGGGTACATTTAAGGCAAACCTTCTTTTGGAACAAAAAGGAACCACTGCTGATTTTAGCGACTACTTGTGGTACATGACAGATGTTAAGACCAATGGAACATCTGCACTACAAAATGTAACACTCCAAGTGAATACAAAAG AAGGATTGAAAAATTACGATGCATTTTATGACACGGTACCAACTGGAATTGATAGAGGTCCCATTTATCTAATTGAAGATGGAAATGTCACAACTAATTTGTCATCAAATTTGTGGTCTTATAAGGTTGGATTAAATGGTGAAAAGGAACAACTTTACAATCCAATGTTCTCAAAGGGAACAAATTGGAGCAAGTTAAATAAAACATCCGTTGAGAGGAGAATGACATGGTACAAAACAAGCTTTAAGACACCTTCAGGTATTGACCCTATAGCATTGGACATGCAAGGAATGGGAAAAGGTGAGGCTTGGATAAATGGACAAAGCATAGGACGATTTTGGCCTTCTTTCATTGCTGGCAATGATAATTGTAGTGAAGCTTGTGACTACAGAGGAGCATATGACCCCAGCAAATGCGTTGAAAATTGTGGAAATCCTTCCCAAAGATGGTATCACATTCCAAGGTCGTTTTTATCAGATGACACAAACACATTGGTTTTGTTTGAAGAAATTGGTGGAAGTCCTCAACAAGTCTCGGTTCAAACCATCACTataggaactatatgtggaAATGCTAATGAAGGAAGCATACTAGAGTTGTCTTGTCAAGGAGGGCATATCATCTCTGAAATCCAATTTGCTAGTTatggaaatccaaaaggaaaaTGTGGTTCGTTTAAACAAGGGTCATGGGATGTGACAAACACTGCTCTTTTCGTGGAAAAAACTTGCATAGGCATGAAAAATTGTTCAATTGATGTATCTGCAAAGTCATTCGGATTGCGCAAGGCTGCCAATTTGTCTGCTAGATTGGCTGTTCAAGCGCTATGCTCAAAGAATTGA
- the LOC103487186 gene encoding TORTIFOLIA1-like protein 2 isoform X2, translating to MMKSQGYVKGRAPTKVTAQQLVFELKQKVVFALNKLADRDTYQIGFDELEKTAECIAPDMIPPFLSCILDTDSEQKSAVRQECIRLMGTLAKFHKGLIRPHLRRMVGSIVKRLKDPDSAVRDACIETCGILASKLINAGDESEEVFVTLVKPIFESLGEQHKQMQSGSAFCLARIIDNTQDPPISILQRMLARTTKLLKNPHFMAKPAVIDLNRSIIQAGGASNRNVLSAAILGIQEALKNSDWTTRKAASVALGEIAASSGSFLGSFKASCIRSLESCRFDKVKPVRDIVLQTLQYWNNIQGSNTPEPSEAGSSIKENLSGGDFSDVTSSVEHGKRDAAIKRVGVGSTRGRIPLNMRKTCRKYLENTQYFKANDCHIEIAVPEKRNQSLSGFHTEESEGSTVTKTFQGVSTDATDMQDVEYDYVRMDDKQECSSVSNFLPGQEFGTVYRESLEETSMHKSKDRNKRFVNEGVTSDGEIYSTKVKDRRSLDSVVTESSCQVVQECDSEISNDMACIRKHLLEIENKQSNLMDLFKEFTSGIMDSLSAIQSRVVGLEHIVYGLSQDLLSGSRYSDVSNSKFMKQNQSLNSPRLSTCTPRPSVDVPGRQSSLLSLKHTSIWDENVAVRSRLSNATKHGSDIWRKTNSVKNPPEKELQKYCEEGMQNSSSRHLRNTNAVFASSPCATVRQFSDGKNNISKCVSSFLRQGDVDAAYVEALRSSDEIVLFELLDQTGPVLECLSPKTISHILRILASFLPEQRFIRCIIPWLQQVVDLSTMHGANSLGLSAKDRQEFVLAIQEASKSEFSNPSETRLVTQLATKLCYIWGKCS from the exons ATGATGAAGTCGCAAGGATATGTTAAAGGAAGAGCACCGACCAAGGTTACTGCTCAACAGTTAGTGTTTGAGTTGAAACAGAAGGTGGTTTTTGCATTGAACAAGCTTGCAGATCGCGATACTTACCAAATTGGGTTTGATGAGCTTGAAAAAACAGCTGAGTGCATAGCTCCTGATATGATTCCACCTTTCTTGTCCTGTATATTGGACACAGATTCAGAGCAGAAGAGTGCAGTTCGACAGGAATGCATTCGGCTAATGGGTACACTAGCCAAGTTCCACAAAGGCCTTATTAGGCCTCATCTTCGTAGAATGGTTGGGAGCATTGTGAAACGGCTTAAGGATCCAGATTCTGCTGTGAGGGATGCGTGTATAGAGACTTGTGGAATTTTAGCTTCAAAATTGATTAATGCTGGGGATGAGAGTGAAGAGGTTTTTGTTACTCTTGTTAAACCAATCTTCGAATCCTTGGGGGAACAACATAAGCAAATGCAATCAGGTTCAGCATTTTGTTTGGCAAGGATTATTGACAACACTCAGGATCCACCTATTTCAATTTTGCAGCGGATGTTGGCAAGAACCACAAAGCTTCTTAAGAATCCGCACTTTATGGCAAAGCCAGCTGTGATTGATTTGAATAGAAGTATTATCCAG GCTGGGGGTGCTTCAAATCGAAATGTTCTCTCTGCTGCAATTCTTGGCATTCAAGAAGCTCTCAAGAATAGTGATTGGACAACTCGTAAAGCTGCATCTGTTGCGTTAGGTGAAATTGCTGCGAGTTCTGGTTCCTTCCTGGGGTCTTTTAAGGCTTCATGCATTCGCTCCCTTGAATCATGTCGATTTGACAAG GTGAAACCAGTTAGGGACATTGTACTCCAAACCCTTCAGTATTGGAATAACATTCAAGGATCGAATACTCCTGAACCTTCAGAAGCTGGATCATCGATCAAAG AAAACCTTTCTGGGGGTGACTTCAGCGATGTTACTAGTTCAGTAGAACATGGAAAGAGGGACGCTGCTATTAAGAGAGTAGGTGTGGGATCCACCAGAGGGAGGATTCCACTAAACATGAGGAAAACTTGTCGAAAGTATTTGGAGAACACACAATATTTTAAAGCAAACGATTGCCATATTGAAATAGCTGTTCCAGAAAAGCGCAATCAGTCTTTATCAGGATTTCACACTGAAGAATCTGAAGGTAGTACGGTCACAAAGACATTTCAAGGAGTGAGTACTGATGCTACAGACATGCAAGATGTTGAATATGACTATGTCAGAATGGATGACAAACAAGAATGTTCCTCTGTATCCAATTTTTTACCTGGACAAGAATTTGGTACAGTTTACCGTGAGAGTCTTGAAGAAACAAGTATGCACAAGTCAAAGGATAGAAATAAGCGATTTGTCAATGAAGGGGTTACTAGTGATGGAGAAATATACTCAACGAAGGTGAAGGATCGTAGAAGTCTTGATTCTGTGGTTACAGAGTCTAGCTGTCAAGTTGTACAAGAATGTGACTCAGAAATTTCAAATGATATGGCTTGCATTCGAAAGCATCTCCTAGAAATTGAAAACAAGCAGTCGAACTTGATGGATTTATTCAAG GAGTTCACTTCGGGCATAATGGATAGCTTGTCAGCGATACAATCAAGGGTAGTGGGATTAGAACACATTGTTTATGGATTATCTCAGGATCTTTTGAGTGGAAGTAGATATTCTGACGTTTCAAACTCAAAATTCATGAAGCAGAACCAAAGCTTGAATTCTCCTAGGCTTTCTACATGCACTCCGAGGCCATCTGTAGATGTTCCAGGCAGACAGTCTTCCTTATTATCGCTTAAACATACTAGCATATGGGATGAAAATGTTGCTGTTAGAAGCCGATTGAGTAATGCAACTAAACATGGAAGTGATATTTGGAGGAAGACCAATTCAGTTAAGAATCCTCCTGAGAAGGAACTCCAGAAATATTGTGAAGAGGGAATGCAAAATAGTAGCAGTCGTCACTTGCGAAATACTAATGCAGTGTTTGCTTCATCTCCCTGTGCAACTGTCAGACAATTTTCAGACGGCAAGAACAACATTTCTAAATGTGTGTCCAGTTTCCTACGGCAAGGCGATGTGGATGCAGCGTACGTGGAAGCCTTACGTTCCAGTGATGAGATTGTTCTGTTTGAACTTCTCGATCAAACAGGGCCTGTTCTTGAATGTTTATCACCTAAAACTATCAGCCATATCCTTCGCATTTTGGCATCATTCCTCCCTGAGCAAAGATTTATTCGCTGTATAATACCATggttgcagcag GTAGTTGATTTGAGCACAATGCATGGAGCAAATTCTCTCGGTCTCTCGGCCAAAGACAGACAAGAATTTGTACTTGCCATCCAGGAGGCTTCAAAAAGTGAATTTTCTAATCCTTCAGAGACAAGACTTGTCACTCAGCTAGCAACAAAATTGTGCTACATATGGG GAAAATGCTCGTGA
- the LOC127147113 gene encoding uncharacterized protein LOC127147113, with protein sequence MPPRRGARRGGGRGGRGAGRGQPAEQPAAPPVNPDVPVNPNAPVTQADLAAMEQRYQAMLQAALAPFLAAQQNQAAPVQDQPVIPPAPVEAQPVPVQLSAEAKHLRDFRKYNPKTFDGSLDNPFRAQLWLTSIETIFRYMKCPEDQKVQCAAFCLEDRGTAWWETAERALGGDASKITWEQFRESFYAKFFSANVKHAKLQEFLNLEQGKLSVEQYDAEFDLLSRFAPDVVRDEAARTERFVNGLRLDLQGFVRALRPTTQADALRIALDLSLHERAGQSKVVGTGSASGQKRKAEAQPDVIPQRTPRSGGVFQRHRRELAAAGRTLRELPTCTTCGKVHGGQCLAGSGVCFRCRQPGHTADACPRKPLETTPRQPSAPQQGRVFATNRQEAERASTVVTGRGRGKGKGKLASDSK encoded by the exons atgccgccacgtagaggtgcacgccgaggaggtggcaggggaggcagaggagccggtcgtggccaaccggcggagcaacctgccgcgccgccagtcaaccccgacgtaccagtcaaccctaatgcaccggtcactcaggcggatctcgccgcaatggagcagcgttaccaggccatgctgcaagctgctctagcgccgttcctcgctgctcagcagaaccaggccgcccctgttcaggaccagcccgtcatccctccagccccggtggaagctcagccggtgccagtacaactgtcagctgaggccaagcacttgagggattttaggaagtacaacccgaagactttcgacggatccttggacaacccctttagagcccagctgtggttgacatccatagagacgatcttcaggtacatgaagtgcccagaagaccagaaggtgcagtgtgcagctttctgtttggaggatagggggactgcctggtgggagactgctgagagggcgctgggaggagatgccagcaagatcacatgggagcaattcagggagagcttttatgctaagttcttctctgccaacgtgaagcacgccaagctccaagagttcctaaacttggagcaaggcaaactgagcgtggaacagtatgatgccgagttcgacctgttgtcccgttttgcccctgatgtggtaagggatgaggccgcCAGGACTGAGAGATTTGTTAATGGCCTCAGGTTAGACCTCCAGGGTTTTGTACGAGCTCTTCGACCAACCACTCAGGCGGATGCtctacgcatagcactggatctgagcctgcatgagagagctggtcaatctaaggttgtcggcacagggtcagcctcgggacagaagaggaaggcggaGGCGCAGCCCGACGTAATACCACAGCGGACtccgaggtcaggaggtgtcttccagagacaccgtcgggagctggcagcagctgggagaactttgagagagctacccacttgtactacctgtgggaaggtccatggaggacaatgtttagctgggagtggagtctgcttcaggtgcaggcagccggggcacaccgctgatgcgtgtcctcggaaacccttagaGACGACGCCACGTCAGCCTTCTGCTCCCCAGCAAGGGAGAGTCTTTGCCACgaaccggcaggaggccgagcgagctagtacggtggtgacag gtagaggacgaggtaagggcaagggcaaactggcgagcgactcgaagtga
- the LOC103487186 gene encoding TORTIFOLIA1-like protein 2 isoform X1: MMKSQGYVKGRAPTKVTAQQLVFELKQKVVFALNKLADRDTYQIGFDELEKTAECIAPDMIPPFLSCILDTDSEQKSAVRQECIRLMGTLAKFHKGLIRPHLRRMVGSIVKRLKDPDSAVRDACIETCGILASKLINAGDESEEVFVTLVKPIFESLGEQHKQMQSGSAFCLARIIDNTQDPPISILQRMLARTTKLLKNPHFMAKPAVIDLNRSIIQAGGASNRNVLSAAILGIQEALKNSDWTTRKAASVALGEIAASSGSFLGSFKASCIRSLESCRFDKVKPVRDIVLQTLQYWNNIQGSNTPEPSEAGSSIKENLSGGDFSDVTSSVEHGKRDAAIKRVGVGSTRGRIPLNMRKTCRKYLENTQYFKANDCHIEIAVPEKRNQSLSGFHTEESEGSTVTKTFQGVSTDATDMQDVEYDYVRMDDKQECSSVSNFLPGQEFGTVYRESLEETSMHKSKDRNKRFVNEGVTSDGEIYSTKVKDRRSLDSVVTESSCQVVQECDSEISNDMACIRKHLLEIENKQSNLMDLFKEFTSGIMDSLSAIQSRVVGLEHIVYGLSQDLLSGSRYSDVSNSKFMKQNQSLNSPRLSTCTPRPSVDVPGRQSSLLSLKHTSIWDENVAVRSRLSNATKHGSDIWRKTNSVKNPPEKELQKYCEEGMQNSSSRHLRNTNAVFASSPCATVRQFSDGKNNISKCVSSFLRQGDVDAAYVEALRSSDEIVLFELLDQTGPVLECLSPKTISHILRILASFLPEQRFIRCIIPWLQQVVDLSTMHGANSLGLSAKDRQEFVLAIQEASKSEFSNPSETRLVTQLATKLCYIWGKLLS; encoded by the exons ATGATGAAGTCGCAAGGATATGTTAAAGGAAGAGCACCGACCAAGGTTACTGCTCAACAGTTAGTGTTTGAGTTGAAACAGAAGGTGGTTTTTGCATTGAACAAGCTTGCAGATCGCGATACTTACCAAATTGGGTTTGATGAGCTTGAAAAAACAGCTGAGTGCATAGCTCCTGATATGATTCCACCTTTCTTGTCCTGTATATTGGACACAGATTCAGAGCAGAAGAGTGCAGTTCGACAGGAATGCATTCGGCTAATGGGTACACTAGCCAAGTTCCACAAAGGCCTTATTAGGCCTCATCTTCGTAGAATGGTTGGGAGCATTGTGAAACGGCTTAAGGATCCAGATTCTGCTGTGAGGGATGCGTGTATAGAGACTTGTGGAATTTTAGCTTCAAAATTGATTAATGCTGGGGATGAGAGTGAAGAGGTTTTTGTTACTCTTGTTAAACCAATCTTCGAATCCTTGGGGGAACAACATAAGCAAATGCAATCAGGTTCAGCATTTTGTTTGGCAAGGATTATTGACAACACTCAGGATCCACCTATTTCAATTTTGCAGCGGATGTTGGCAAGAACCACAAAGCTTCTTAAGAATCCGCACTTTATGGCAAAGCCAGCTGTGATTGATTTGAATAGAAGTATTATCCAG GCTGGGGGTGCTTCAAATCGAAATGTTCTCTCTGCTGCAATTCTTGGCATTCAAGAAGCTCTCAAGAATAGTGATTGGACAACTCGTAAAGCTGCATCTGTTGCGTTAGGTGAAATTGCTGCGAGTTCTGGTTCCTTCCTGGGGTCTTTTAAGGCTTCATGCATTCGCTCCCTTGAATCATGTCGATTTGACAAG GTGAAACCAGTTAGGGACATTGTACTCCAAACCCTTCAGTATTGGAATAACATTCAAGGATCGAATACTCCTGAACCTTCAGAAGCTGGATCATCGATCAAAG AAAACCTTTCTGGGGGTGACTTCAGCGATGTTACTAGTTCAGTAGAACATGGAAAGAGGGACGCTGCTATTAAGAGAGTAGGTGTGGGATCCACCAGAGGGAGGATTCCACTAAACATGAGGAAAACTTGTCGAAAGTATTTGGAGAACACACAATATTTTAAAGCAAACGATTGCCATATTGAAATAGCTGTTCCAGAAAAGCGCAATCAGTCTTTATCAGGATTTCACACTGAAGAATCTGAAGGTAGTACGGTCACAAAGACATTTCAAGGAGTGAGTACTGATGCTACAGACATGCAAGATGTTGAATATGACTATGTCAGAATGGATGACAAACAAGAATGTTCCTCTGTATCCAATTTTTTACCTGGACAAGAATTTGGTACAGTTTACCGTGAGAGTCTTGAAGAAACAAGTATGCACAAGTCAAAGGATAGAAATAAGCGATTTGTCAATGAAGGGGTTACTAGTGATGGAGAAATATACTCAACGAAGGTGAAGGATCGTAGAAGTCTTGATTCTGTGGTTACAGAGTCTAGCTGTCAAGTTGTACAAGAATGTGACTCAGAAATTTCAAATGATATGGCTTGCATTCGAAAGCATCTCCTAGAAATTGAAAACAAGCAGTCGAACTTGATGGATTTATTCAAG GAGTTCACTTCGGGCATAATGGATAGCTTGTCAGCGATACAATCAAGGGTAGTGGGATTAGAACACATTGTTTATGGATTATCTCAGGATCTTTTGAGTGGAAGTAGATATTCTGACGTTTCAAACTCAAAATTCATGAAGCAGAACCAAAGCTTGAATTCTCCTAGGCTTTCTACATGCACTCCGAGGCCATCTGTAGATGTTCCAGGCAGACAGTCTTCCTTATTATCGCTTAAACATACTAGCATATGGGATGAAAATGTTGCTGTTAGAAGCCGATTGAGTAATGCAACTAAACATGGAAGTGATATTTGGAGGAAGACCAATTCAGTTAAGAATCCTCCTGAGAAGGAACTCCAGAAATATTGTGAAGAGGGAATGCAAAATAGTAGCAGTCGTCACTTGCGAAATACTAATGCAGTGTTTGCTTCATCTCCCTGTGCAACTGTCAGACAATTTTCAGACGGCAAGAACAACATTTCTAAATGTGTGTCCAGTTTCCTACGGCAAGGCGATGTGGATGCAGCGTACGTGGAAGCCTTACGTTCCAGTGATGAGATTGTTCTGTTTGAACTTCTCGATCAAACAGGGCCTGTTCTTGAATGTTTATCACCTAAAACTATCAGCCATATCCTTCGCATTTTGGCATCATTCCTCCCTGAGCAAAGATTTATTCGCTGTATAATACCATggttgcagcag GTAGTTGATTTGAGCACAATGCATGGAGCAAATTCTCTCGGTCTCTCGGCCAAAGACAGACAAGAATTTGTACTTGCCATCCAGGAGGCTTCAAAAAGTGAATTTTCTAATCCTTCAGAGACAAGACTTGTCACTCAGCTAGCAACAAAATTGTGCTACATATGGGGTAAATTACTGTCTTGA